From one Rhodovulum sp. ES.010 genomic stretch:
- a CDS encoding helix-turn-helix transcriptional regulator, whose product MMEHAETASSFLKALSHEGRLMILCHLSTGEKSVTELETLLSSRQAAVSQQLARLRLEGLVNYRREGKAIYYSLADERARRMLELMHDLFCNAQNPPPQMAGGHDAK is encoded by the coding sequence ATGATGGAACATGCCGAGACGGCCTCGAGCTTTCTCAAGGCGCTGTCCCACGAGGGGCGGCTGATGATCCTGTGCCATCTCTCGACGGGCGAAAAGTCGGTCACAGAGCTCGAGACGCTGCTGTCCTCGCGCCAGGCCGCGGTCAGCCAGCAGCTTGCACGGCTCCGGCTCGAGGGGCTGGTCAACTATCGGCGCGAGGGCAAGGCGATCTACTATTCTCTGGCGGACGAGCGGGCGCGCCGTATGCTGGAGCTGATGCACGACCTGTTCTGCAATGCACAGAATCCGCCGCCGCAAATGGCAGGCGGACACGACGCGAAATAA
- a CDS encoding heme-binding protein, translating into MMRTLAFVAVLTLPAGGAAAQDAFVEFKALKPEVALQAAVAAMEYCRSEGYQVGVAVTDRFGTMQAFVRDRYAGAHVEETARRKAWTAASFRTATMDLGELTAPDTMFAGIRDLDQALALGGGVTIEHAGSIVGAIGVSGAPGPDLDDECAREGIAAIEEQMGF; encoded by the coding sequence ATGATGAGGACACTGGCTTTCGTGGCGGTCTTGACGCTGCCCGCGGGCGGCGCGGCGGCCCAGGATGCGTTCGTGGAGTTCAAGGCGTTGAAGCCCGAGGTGGCGCTTCAGGCCGCCGTGGCCGCGATGGAGTACTGCCGGTCCGAGGGTTACCAGGTCGGCGTGGCGGTTACCGACCGCTTCGGCACGATGCAGGCCTTCGTGCGAGACCGCTATGCCGGCGCCCATGTCGAGGAGACCGCCCGGCGCAAGGCGTGGACCGCGGCGAGCTTTCGCACCGCGACGATGGATCTGGGCGAGCTGACCGCGCCCGACACGATGTTCGCCGGGATCCGCGACCTGGACCAGGCGCTGGCGCTGGGCGGCGGTGTGACAATCGAACATGCCGGCTCGATCGTCGGCGCGATCGGCGTCTCCGGCGCGCCCGGGCCCGATCTCGACGACGAGTGCGCCCGCGAGGGCATCGCCGCGATCGAGGAGCAGATGGGGTTCTGA